From Methanobacterium congolense, one genomic window encodes:
- a CDS encoding beta-alanine-activating enzyme beta-propeller domain-containing protein, producing MLEKKSILIGFLMVCVLAGTASAAPAAASDWTMFHENLLHTGSVAQPADFSPNTWIFNAKSAIQSSPAILNKIIYFGSLDGTVHAVYLVNGTSNWTYKTGGKVLSSPAVANSTLYIGSMDGYLYAEYTANGTVKWKYKTDDGIESSPAVDGSNVYVGSNDGKVYALDSEDGNLLWSFKTGDAVTSSPTILNGTLYVGSDDGKVYAINTKNGSEEWDFTTGDNVKSSPALSNGTLYVGSDDGTLYALNATDGSLEWTYDMGKSVESSPTIDERDNSLFVGADNGEVACLDTRDGTEKWTYNATGAVKTTPALYSNRIMFGSDGGTVYVLNKYTGNEEWSYEPGYYLLNSPIRSSPVTYGNMAYMGSNDGYLYALNIDKESAPTSIFAYYIVGGAIVLIAVLIVLRKLGGRKKK from the coding sequence ATGCTTGAAAAAAAGAGTATTTTAATAGGATTTCTCATGGTATGTGTCTTAGCAGGTACCGCTTCAGCTGCACCTGCTGCAGCTTCTGACTGGACCATGTTCCATGAAAATTTGCTGCACACAGGTTCCGTTGCACAGCCTGCTGATTTTTCCCCGAACACATGGATCTTCAATGCAAAATCAGCAATACAATCATCTCCAGCCATACTCAACAAGATAATCTACTTTGGATCGCTGGATGGAACAGTTCATGCAGTTTACCTTGTGAATGGTACAAGTAACTGGACCTATAAAACAGGGGGAAAGGTTTTATCATCCCCTGCAGTAGCTAACAGCACCCTTTACATCGGTTCAATGGACGGGTACCTTTACGCCGAGTACACTGCAAACGGTACTGTTAAATGGAAGTATAAAACCGATGATGGTATAGAATCCTCCCCTGCAGTGGACGGTTCAAATGTTTACGTAGGATCCAATGATGGAAAGGTATACGCACTCGATTCTGAAGATGGAAACCTTTTATGGAGCTTTAAAACTGGAGATGCAGTTACATCATCACCCACAATATTAAATGGAACTCTCTACGTTGGATCAGACGACGGTAAGGTTTACGCCATAAACACCAAAAATGGAAGCGAAGAATGGGATTTCACAACTGGAGATAATGTTAAATCATCACCTGCACTTTCAAATGGAACTCTCTACGTTGGATCCGATGATGGAACCCTTTACGCATTGAATGCAACCGATGGATCCCTTGAATGGACCTACGATATGGGCAAATCAGTTGAATCTTCCCCAACCATCGATGAAAGGGACAACAGTTTATTTGTAGGCGCCGATAATGGTGAAGTTGCATGCCTTGACACCAGGGATGGAACTGAAAAATGGACCTACAATGCCACAGGTGCTGTTAAAACAACCCCTGCACTCTACTCAAACAGGATCATGTTTGGATCAGATGGTGGAACCGTTTACGTTCTGAACAAGTACACAGGTAATGAGGAGTGGAGCTATGAACCAGGATACTACCTTTTAAACTCTCCAATCCGTTCATCCCCTGTTACCTATGGTAACATGGCTTACATGGGTAGTAATGATGGATACCTTTACGCTCTGAACATCGACAAGGAGAGTGCCCCAACATCGATCTTCGCATACTACATAGTGGGTGGAGCAATCGTGTTGATAGCTGTACTCATTGTTTTGAGGAAGCTTGGAGGAAGGAAGAAGAAATAG
- a CDS encoding ABC transporter permease: protein MWMIKKDILVLWRHKPRLISLFLFPILMIALFGYGMGGEIKNIPVVVVTQSNGTVTDATLNAIKGVDLYDVKGIITDPNEGKRMVETGKVKAAIILPSDYENMTSQQPKTVITYVDSSDQMATQSLVPTTQALFTQISNQIGMQKISAATGSSQLQVQSTGVNASSSGLSTLSIQNMMNSVNFEINKLYGDIKYIDFLVPAILAMTVMFSAMMGMGESIAGERERGELARLFMTPTSVASVIGGKIISKLTIETFRALILIVAAMVLFSITINGSILLTLLILVLSVLCFVGFGIMISARVNSQEDYIQIVMPFTMPMMFVSGVFYPIETMPWVFQKIAYIFPLTYANDAMRAVMLKGVGIGGVWIDIAVLLGFTLLFFALGVRRFNRDV from the coding sequence ATGTGGATGATCAAGAAGGACATACTGGTCCTCTGGAGACATAAACCACGTTTAATATCATTGTTCCTATTTCCCATACTCATGATAGCTCTCTTCGGCTATGGAATGGGGGGAGAAATTAAAAACATTCCTGTGGTTGTTGTTACACAGAGCAACGGCACAGTGACTGATGCTACACTGAATGCAATTAAAGGTGTGGATCTGTACGATGTAAAGGGGATAATAACGGATCCCAATGAAGGAAAACGTATGGTTGAAACTGGGAAGGTTAAGGCTGCCATAATCCTGCCGAGTGATTATGAGAACATGACGAGTCAACAGCCAAAGACGGTGATCACCTACGTTGATTCGTCGGATCAGATGGCAACCCAGTCCCTCGTACCTACAACCCAGGCGCTTTTCACCCAGATATCAAACCAGATCGGTATGCAGAAGATCTCAGCTGCGACTGGTAGTTCCCAGTTACAGGTGCAGTCAACAGGCGTCAACGCATCCAGTTCAGGATTAAGCACTTTAAGCATCCAGAATATGATGAACTCCGTTAACTTCGAGATAAACAAGCTTTACGGTGATATTAAATACATAGACTTCCTTGTACCAGCTATACTGGCCATGACGGTCATGTTCTCAGCCATGATGGGTATGGGAGAATCAATAGCCGGTGAACGTGAGAGAGGAGAACTTGCAAGACTTTTCATGACCCCTACAAGTGTTGCAAGTGTTATTGGTGGTAAAATCATATCCAAGCTCACAATAGAAACCTTTAGAGCGCTGATACTAATAGTGGCAGCAATGGTTCTCTTCAGCATTACCATTAACGGAAGCATATTGCTTACACTACTGATACTGGTCCTGTCGGTGCTGTGTTTCGTTGGATTTGGAATAATGATATCTGCAAGGGTGAACAGTCAGGAGGACTACATTCAGATCGTCATGCCATTCACAATGCCAATGATGTTCGTTTCAGGGGTTTTCTATCCAATAGAAACGATGCCATGGGTATTCCAGAAGATAGCATACATATTCCCACTGACCTATGCAAACGATGCAATGAGGGCAGTTATGCTTAAGGGAGTGGGTATTGGAGGAGTATGGATCGACATAGCTGTTCTGCTCGGTTTCACACTGCTCTTCTTCGCACTGGGAGTTAGAAGGTTCAACAGGGATGTTTGA
- a CDS encoding ATP-binding cassette domain-containing protein, with protein sequence MKYAIETFDLTKRYKDFLAVDALNLKVKDKSIFGFLGPNGAGKTTTIKMLNCLIQPTSGTAQVSGYDVVKNPNEVRQKIGMVPQLVSLYGDLTVRENVEMCADYYGIDEDIKEDRIVDLMELVDIKYAEKKLVKQLSGGQKQKVSVVASLVHQPDILFLDEPTIGLDPTTKRVLWDLIEELNNKGHTIILCSHDMYEVEMLCDNVGIINAGKLAAFDTPQGLKDTMMREKDAEGDANISQIMKDLESESSMKETDSFGKLKEAMSTYEKENTREISVMMSNLSPEIMKTIEELPYVFEMYKDHSERVTLSISKTDDSITDLIATIIEHGGKITSIHTKDPSLEDVFMSVTSKKMEGE encoded by the coding sequence ATGAAATACGCTATAGAAACCTTCGATCTTACCAAGAGATACAAGGACTTTTTAGCAGTTGATGCCTTGAATTTGAAGGTTAAGGACAAGAGCATATTTGGATTTTTAGGCCCAAATGGGGCGGGAAAAACAACCACCATAAAGATGCTTAACTGTCTCATTCAGCCCACTTCTGGAACCGCCCAGGTATCTGGATACGATGTTGTCAAAAATCCAAATGAAGTAAGGCAGAAGATCGGTATGGTTCCACAGCTTGTGAGTCTCTACGGTGATTTAACCGTCAGGGAGAACGTGGAAATGTGTGCAGATTACTATGGAATCGATGAAGACATCAAGGAAGACAGAATAGTGGACCTGATGGAACTTGTTGATATCAAGTACGCTGAGAAGAAGCTTGTGAAACAGCTTTCTGGAGGTCAGAAGCAGAAGGTTTCAGTTGTTGCAAGCCTTGTTCACCAGCCAGACATTCTCTTCCTGGACGAACCAACCATTGGACTTGATCCAACAACCAAAAGAGTTCTTTGGGACCTTATAGAGGAGCTGAACAACAAGGGCCATACCATAATCCTTTGCTCCCACGATATGTACGAAGTTGAGATGCTCTGCGACAACGTGGGTATCATAAACGCAGGTAAACTGGCTGCATTCGACACCCCACAGGGACTTAAGGATACCATGATGAGAGAGAAGGATGCTGAAGGTGATGCGAACATCAGCCAGATCATGAAGGACCTTGAAAGTGAAAGTTCCATGAAAGAAACAGATTCATTCGGAAAACTTAAAGAAGCCATGTCAACGTATGAAAAAGAAAATACACGAGAAATAAGTGTTATGATGAGTAATTTAAGTCCAGAAATAATGAAAACCATTGAAGAACTTCCATACGTCTTTGAAATGTACAAGGACCATTCTGAAAGGGTAACCCTGTCCATAAGCAAGACAGATGACAGTATCACGGATCTGATAGCCACCATAATAGAACACGGCGGAAAGATAACATCCATACACACGAAGGATCCATCCCTTGAGGACGTGTTCATGAGTGTTACCTCTAAAAAAATGGAAGGTGAGTAA
- a CDS encoding PadR family transcriptional regulator yields the protein MSSEDNDKVLNCDDLKELLNYDKKILKGVMRGFSKLFILWIIGKERQHGYEIMSKINDFSHSNAGKVSGPSTIYPVLHELEGKGLIKGTWESQGKRKIKYYEITENGEATLVRLKKIFKCHLTPYKEEFLGDMFIKKEEEDF from the coding sequence GTGAGTTCTGAAGACAATGATAAAGTTTTAAATTGTGATGATTTGAAGGAGCTTTTGAACTACGATAAAAAAATTTTGAAAGGGGTAATGAGGGGATTCAGTAAACTGTTCATACTGTGGATAATCGGCAAAGAGAGACAGCATGGATACGAAATAATGAGCAAAATAAACGATTTTTCCCATTCAAATGCTGGAAAAGTGAGTGGCCCAAGTACCATATATCCGGTACTCCATGAACTTGAAGGTAAAGGACTTATAAAAGGTACATGGGAATCTCAGGGTAAAAGAAAGATAAAATATTACGAAATCACTGAAAATGGTGAAGCAACCCTCGTTAGACTGAAAAAAATTTTTAAATGTCATTTAACACCGTATAAAGAAGAATTTTTAGGTGATATGTTCATCAAGAAGGAAGAGGAGGACTTTTAA
- a CDS encoding sugar phosphate isomerase/epimerase family protein, translated as MGFSTLALFVKSFEEWLQTAEKDGFSMMEILCEGPWTWPRNALNLYRDDLQIFRSYDVDVYLHAPTIDMNPASLNTGIREETLRQIKETIDMAVEIDAIAITTHPGLIHRLEDRVRDMGMKLAIETLQEAVKYAEDRGVILSLENMPARYAYFCNSPDEHQYFLDECGCRATVDIGHANTFGDPGKFLELDGIFYHHLSDNDGERDQHLALGEGTLDLKVLHGLDNIIIELNNYQNVLKSREVLLKNF; from the coding sequence ATCGGATTCTCAACGCTTGCACTTTTTGTAAAGTCCTTTGAGGAATGGCTTCAGACTGCAGAGAAGGATGGATTCAGCATGATGGAGATCCTGTGCGAAGGACCGTGGACCTGGCCAAGAAACGCCCTGAACCTTTACAGGGATGACCTACAGATATTCAGATCCTACGATGTGGATGTTTACCTCCACGCCCCGACCATAGACATGAACCCTGCAAGTCTGAACACAGGAATCAGGGAGGAAACCCTGCGCCAGATCAAGGAAACCATTGATATGGCGGTTGAAATCGATGCCATTGCCATAACAACACATCCTGGTTTAATTCATCGTCTTGAAGATAGAGTTAGGGATATGGGGATGAAACTGGCCATTGAAACCCTTCAGGAGGCAGTAAAATATGCAGAGGATAGGGGAGTGATACTCTCTTTGGAGAACATGCCTGCAAGGTACGCCTACTTCTGCAACAGTCCCGATGAACACCAGTACTTCCTGGATGAATGTGGTTGCCGTGCAACTGTTGACATAGGCCATGCCAACACCTTTGGTGACCCTGGAAAGTTTCTTGAACTTGATGGAATATTCTACCACCACCTGAGTGACAACGATGGAGAGAGGGATCAGCACCTTGCCCTGGGGGAGGGAACACTGGATTTGAAGGTACTTCACGGCCTGGACAATATCATAATTGAACTCAACAACTATCAGAACGTTTTAAAAAGCAGGGAAGTTCTTTTAAAGAATTTTTAA
- a CDS encoding DUF362 domain-containing protein yields the protein MASKVYFTDFRSRTPEDSKVNKIRRLFEAAGFAEMLREDDITGVKLHFGEEGNDSYINPVFVRQVVDKIAETGAKPFLTDTNTLYYGSRHDSVGHTKTAVLHGFDFAVAGAPLIIADGLRGGNWRHVEVELKHFKRVKIAGDIEDSDSMMVLSHFKGHGMSGFGGAIKNLAMGCAAAPGKIEQHECAKPLINELCTGCGTCIQLCPVDAMILEDQMAIIDYGGCIGCNNCVDNCPEMAIDLPWDEMETFMERMVEYAYGAVKNKKGKVGYINFLMNITPDCDCLPWSDRPIVPDIGILASSDPVALDAASYDLVNQENGFENSHLHKNHQHGGDKFQGVWDEVDGRVQIQYGEAVGLGTADYELIKLP from the coding sequence ATGGCGAGCAAGGTTTACTTCACGGATTTCAGGTCAAGGACTCCTGAGGACAGTAAGGTGAATAAGATAAGAAGGCTTTTTGAAGCTGCGGGATTTGCAGAAATGCTCCGGGAAGATGACATAACTGGGGTTAAGCTGCACTTCGGTGAGGAGGGAAACGATTCCTATATCAATCCTGTTTTTGTAAGGCAAGTTGTTGATAAAATAGCTGAAACCGGTGCCAAACCATTCTTAACAGACACCAACACCCTTTACTATGGAAGCAGGCACGACTCTGTTGGGCACACAAAAACAGCGGTGCTCCATGGATTTGACTTCGCTGTTGCAGGGGCGCCCCTGATAATAGCTGATGGGCTCAGGGGAGGTAACTGGAGGCACGTGGAAGTGGAACTTAAACACTTCAAAAGGGTTAAAATTGCAGGGGATATTGAAGATTCCGACAGCATGATGGTTCTATCCCACTTCAAGGGCCATGGAATGAGCGGATTTGGAGGGGCCATAAAGAACCTTGCAATGGGCTGTGCCGCAGCCCCTGGAAAAATAGAACAGCACGAATGTGCCAAGCCACTTATCAACGAACTCTGCACTGGCTGTGGAACGTGCATCCAGCTCTGTCCAGTTGATGCGATGATCCTTGAAGATCAAATGGCGATTATAGACTATGGGGGCTGTATAGGATGCAACAACTGTGTGGACAACTGCCCTGAGATGGCAATAGATCTTCCATGGGATGAAATGGAAACCTTCATGGAGAGAATGGTTGAATACGCCTACGGAGCCGTTAAAAACAAGAAAGGTAAAGTTGGATACATTAACTTCCTCATGAACATAACTCCAGACTGTGACTGCCTCCCATGGAGCGACAGACCAATAGTGCCAGATATAGGGATACTGGCTTCATCAGATCCCGTTGCACTTGATGCTGCAAGCTATGACCTCGTAAATCAGGAGAATGGCTTTGAAAACTCCCACCTCCACAAGAATCATCAGCACGGTGGAGACAAGTTCCAGGGTGTTTGGGATGAAGTGGATGGAAGGGTGCAGATCCAGTACGGTGAAGCAGTTGGACTTGGAACTGCAGACTACGAACTGATAAAACTACCTTAA
- a CDS encoding HAD family hydrolase, with amino-acid sequence MKAVVFDNSGTLIKRYKAIKNLKNGVICHDVSSIDVVDYDHERALVVLQTDPLNCIVRARPDQTIHDFLKKHDVKFDVSYSSRDVANEDLLEAIKNDKGRVKDIVDTLDAVVERKYNVQICSGSGFIVNLERGEVEFTITAGGKLFNEVPDVIQELKNRGTDIFVASGDRTGSLEELARFINIPKENVFGTANSKRKKEIVAELKENYKVMMVGNSANDILALEEADVGVLTVQQGDETPQRVFDAADVVVENIRDILEIDF; translated from the coding sequence ATGAAAGCCGTTGTCTTCGATAACTCAGGAACACTTATTAAAAGGTACAAGGCCATCAAGAACCTTAAAAATGGTGTTATATGCCACGACGTGAGTTCAATTGATGTTGTGGACTACGATCATGAGAGGGCCCTGGTGGTGCTCCAGACCGATCCATTAAATTGCATAGTCAGGGCCAGACCTGACCAGACCATACACGATTTCCTTAAGAAACATGATGTCAAGTTCGATGTGAGTTACTCATCCAGGGACGTTGCAAATGAGGACCTTCTTGAGGCCATAAAAAATGATAAAGGACGTGTTAAGGATATAGTGGACACACTGGATGCAGTTGTTGAGAGAAAGTACAACGTTCAGATATGCAGTGGATCAGGATTTATAGTGAACCTTGAAAGGGGTGAAGTTGAGTTTACAATAACCGCTGGCGGGAAACTCTTCAACGAAGTTCCTGATGTTATTCAAGAGCTTAAAAATAGAGGTACAGATATCTTCGTTGCATCTGGAGACAGGACAGGATCCCTTGAGGAACTTGCACGGTTCATAAATATTCCAAAGGAGAATGTATTTGGCACAGCCAACTCCAAGAGGAAGAAAGAGATCGTGGCGGAGCTGAAAGAGAACTACAAGGTTATGATGGTTGGAAACAGCGCAAACGACATTCTTGCACTTGAAGAGGCAGATGTTGGAGTTCTGACTGTGCAGCAGGGTGACGAAACACCCCAGAGGGTTTTTGACGCTGCAGACGTGGTTGTGGAGAACATCAGGGACATACTGGAAATTGATTTCTAA
- a CDS encoding LysE family transporter, whose product MIEVILFAATSFAVGLSGAVVPGPMLTVTISDSMKKGFIAGPMVVSGHIIAEIILIILIFAGLGWLIGSPRASFIIGTLGGIMLILMGYNITRSSQPVPEVSEDEEVTRYGPMLKGFMTSVSNPYFFIWWATVGCAFMYKGLELAGAVGVLGFILGHWASDLGWFSTVSFLTSRGSGIMNEKHYKRIMIICGAFLIILGCYFILNAQKII is encoded by the coding sequence GTGATTGAAGTTATTCTCTTTGCAGCAACATCCTTCGCAGTTGGATTGTCCGGGGCCGTGGTTCCAGGACCCATGCTCACGGTTACAATATCAGACTCAATGAAAAAAGGATTTATAGCCGGGCCAATGGTGGTTTCGGGCCATATAATAGCTGAGATAATCTTGATAATCTTGATATTCGCAGGACTTGGCTGGTTGATAGGATCTCCAAGGGCGTCCTTCATAATAGGAACCCTTGGAGGTATCATGCTCATACTAATGGGTTACAATATCACAAGGTCCTCACAGCCAGTACCAGAAGTTTCAGAGGATGAAGAAGTCACCAGGTACGGACCCATGCTCAAGGGTTTCATGACCAGCGTTTCAAATCCCTACTTCTTCATATGGTGGGCAACGGTTGGCTGCGCATTCATGTACAAGGGCCTAGAACTTGCAGGTGCAGTTGGAGTTTTAGGATTCATATTAGGGCACTGGGCTTCAGATCTGGGATGGTTCAGCACGGTGTCATTCTTAACAAGTCGTGGATCTGGGATAATGAATGAAAAACACTACAAAAGAATAATGATCATATGTGGAGCTTTTCTAATAATTTTAGGGTGCTATTTCATCTTAAATGCCCAGAAAATAATTTAA
- the ala gene encoding alanine dehydrogenase, whose translation MSETILLKQSEIKELITMKEVIESVETAYAEHARHRVQMPAKKYLFFKEQKGDLRIMPCFMRGMNEAGVKCVNVHPENPVKHGLPTVMGVIELVDPKTGFPVAVMDGTWITNMRTGAAAGVATRYMARKDSKTLGIIGAGNQAYTQLMAINEVMDIECVKVFCRTCKSREDFAKRASTAFGVDVKAVTNAREAVEDMDVLVTTTPSTSPVVMEEWVSPGTHINAMGADAPGKQELESGILTKSGVIIDCWEQARHSGEINVPVAQGVLTRQDIRGKIGDVVVGRMNGRESDEEITVFDSTGLAVQDVVTAWKVYEMAKRMELGEKINFLE comes from the coding sequence ATGTCTGAAACCATTCTGTTGAAACAAAGCGAAATAAAGGAACTCATAACCATGAAGGAAGTTATTGAATCTGTTGAAACAGCCTATGCAGAACACGCCCGCCACAGGGTTCAAATGCCTGCAAAGAAGTATCTCTTCTTCAAAGAGCAGAAGGGAGATCTCAGGATAATGCCATGCTTCATGAGGGGGATGAATGAAGCCGGCGTGAAATGTGTGAACGTGCACCCTGAAAACCCGGTTAAACATGGTTTACCAACTGTTATGGGAGTTATTGAACTTGTTGACCCTAAAACAGGATTTCCAGTTGCGGTGATGGATGGAACCTGGATAACCAACATGAGAACAGGGGCTGCAGCAGGAGTAGCAACCCGTTACATGGCACGGAAGGATTCAAAAACCCTGGGAATCATAGGGGCAGGTAACCAGGCCTACACCCAGCTCATGGCAATAAACGAGGTCATGGACATTGAATGTGTCAAGGTGTTCTGCAGAACATGTAAATCAAGAGAAGACTTTGCAAAAAGGGCATCAACGGCATTTGGAGTTGATGTTAAGGCCGTTACAAATGCAAGGGAAGCTGTTGAGGATATGGATGTTCTCGTAACCACAACCCCCTCCACGAGTCCAGTTGTGATGGAGGAATGGGTCTCCCCTGGAACCCATATAAACGCCATGGGTGCAGATGCCCCTGGAAAACAGGAACTGGAAAGCGGAATATTAACAAAATCTGGAGTCATAATAGACTGCTGGGAACAGGCCCGGCACAGTGGCGAGATAAACGTTCCAGTGGCTCAGGGTGTCCTAACAAGGCAGGACATAAGGGGCAAGATCGGTGACGTTGTTGTTGGTCGTATGAATGGAAGGGAATCTGATGAGGAGATCACTGTCTTCGATTCAACTGGACTTGCAGTTCAGGACGTTGTAACCGCATGGAAAGTTTATGAAATGGCCAAAAGAATGGAATTAGGAGAGAAAATCAACTTCCTTGAATGA
- a CDS encoding VTT domain-containing protein, translating into MFEGLVVSLEQIMALYGAWGILIGSILEEIVAPIPSTLVVMGSSFLIMKGSAISLGSFGTLFLNVVIPAAVGVTLGSLFLYSITYYAGKPVIERWGKYFGVSWSNVEGLEKRFEESRSDELILFLLRALPVVPSVIINAFCGVIRYEIKRYLSITFFGTIVRTLILGFIGWQFGNLYQDAAQQISYLEEGVLVVIVIGFILFIIYKLRNKN; encoded by the coding sequence ATGTTTGAAGGCCTTGTAGTATCCCTTGAACAGATAATGGCTCTGTACGGTGCATGGGGTATCCTCATTGGAAGTATACTCGAGGAGATCGTTGCACCCATACCATCAACCCTGGTTGTGATGGGATCCAGTTTTCTCATAATGAAAGGTTCTGCAATTTCATTAGGATCCTTTGGAACACTTTTTTTAAATGTTGTGATCCCTGCAGCAGTGGGAGTCACCCTGGGGTCGCTTTTCCTGTACTCCATAACCTACTACGCAGGAAAACCCGTGATAGAACGGTGGGGTAAATACTTTGGAGTTTCCTGGAGCAATGTGGAGGGGCTTGAGAAGAGATTTGAGGAAAGCCGTTCAGATGAGCTCATACTCTTCCTCTTGAGGGCGTTACCAGTAGTTCCAAGCGTTATTATAAATGCATTCTGCGGAGTTATAAGATACGAAATTAAAAGATATCTTTCAATAACCTTCTTTGGAACTATTGTGCGCACTTTAATTCTTGGATTTATAGGATGGCAGTTCGGAAACCTTTACCAGGATGCAGCACAGCAAATATCTTATCTTGAAGAAGGAGTCCTTGTAGTAATAGTTATAGGATTTATACTCTTTATAATCTATAAACTGAGGAATAAGAACTGA
- a CDS encoding heparan-alpha-glucosaminide N-acetyltransferase, whose amino-acid sequence MDLNQRFWEVDSVRGIAIVMMVTYHFLFDLSYFNVLDLNVNSGFFWYFARITAAVFIFLVGVSLKLSHSRAEKLNFYSSDGEFFMKYLKRGLKIFAWGLGITVMTWIFIRADFIIFGVLHFIGVAIILSYPFLKRRYTNLVVGIICLAAGIYLQTIYFDFTGLMWLGFVPSTIHTVDYFPLLPWFGVVLFGTFAGEVLYGGYKRNFHMPDLSRTWPVRVMGLLGRHSLLIYLVHQPILIFILYFMGVLQVGSLF is encoded by the coding sequence ATGGATTTGAACCAGAGGTTCTGGGAGGTGGATTCGGTAAGGGGAATTGCCATCGTTATGATGGTAACCTACCATTTCCTCTTCGATCTCAGCTACTTCAACGTGCTGGATTTAAACGTGAATTCGGGCTTTTTCTGGTACTTCGCACGCATTACTGCTGCCGTATTCATATTCCTTGTGGGCGTTTCCCTGAAGCTCAGCCATTCAAGGGCAGAGAAGTTGAACTTCTACAGCAGTGACGGGGAATTTTTCATGAAGTACCTGAAGCGGGGGCTTAAGATATTTGCATGGGGCCTTGGAATAACAGTGATGACATGGATATTCATAAGGGCAGATTTCATTATATTTGGGGTTCTGCACTTCATAGGCGTGGCGATCATCCTTTCCTACCCCTTCCTGAAGCGCAGGTACACCAATCTGGTGGTTGGAATTATCTGTCTGGCAGCGGGAATCTACCTCCAGACGATCTACTTCGACTTCACAGGGCTCATGTGGCTGGGATTCGTTCCCTCAACCATTCACACAGTTGACTACTTCCCGCTTCTCCCATGGTTTGGAGTGGTTCTCTTTGGAACCTTCGCTGGGGAAGTTCTTTACGGGGGCTACAAAAGGAACTTCCATATGCCGGATCTTTCAAGAACCTGGCCTGTCAGGGTGATGGGTTTGCTGGGCAGGCATTCTCTTCTGATTTATCTGGTACATCAACCCATTTTGATATTTATTCTTTATTTTATGGGGGTTTTGCAGGTTGGAAGCTTATTTTAA
- a CDS encoding DUF4013 domain-containing protein: MDLTAIIKDSLRYPLSDWKKILILGLIIVISDVLSVFQSLGVTNKDLIPFLVVVGFLIGLLVNGYLFRIAKSSLDGHNELPKFNKWISMFYDGFKVFTTFVAYLIVLPVIILLLLISLMGLDLTFFTSIWGTWGINPLYLVTSEIFPAIMNFLGISYGIFTELALLVLLVVFIITPIFLMAVAHMAYEGEFSAAFRLHEILDEIGCIGWANLIKWYLTTGILFLIPYIILNIMSYLFDFLNSILVSILLLLTLIPYLYIYYARGVALFYMPD, translated from the coding sequence ATGGATCTTACTGCTATAATAAAGGATTCTCTGAGGTATCCTCTTTCTGATTGGAAGAAAATTCTGATATTGGGGCTTATCATAGTGATCAGTGATGTATTGTCCGTTTTCCAATCGTTAGGTGTAACAAACAAAGATTTAATACCCTTTTTAGTTGTTGTGGGATTCTTAATTGGACTTTTAGTAAATGGTTACCTATTTAGAATCGCAAAATCATCTCTGGATGGTCATAATGAACTTCCAAAGTTTAATAAATGGATTTCAATGTTTTATGATGGTTTTAAAGTGTTCACAACTTTCGTAGCCTATTTAATCGTTCTTCCTGTGATTATATTACTCCTTCTAATATCTCTCATGGGACTTGATTTAACATTTTTCACGTCAATTTGGGGAACTTGGGGAATAAATCCATTGTACCTGGTAACATCAGAAATTTTTCCAGCAATAATGAATTTCCTTGGAATTTCCTATGGCATCTTCACGGAGCTGGCACTGTTGGTTCTATTAGTTGTGTTCATAATAACTCCAATATTCTTAATGGCAGTAGCACACATGGCTTATGAAGGTGAATTCAGTGCAGCCTTCAGATTACATGAAATACTTGATGAAATAGGATGTATAGGTTGGGCCAATCTTATAAAATGGTACCTGACAACAGGAATTCTATTTTTAATTCCTTATATCATATTAAACATTATGAGTTACTTATTTGACTTTTTGAACTCTATTTTAGTATCAATTTTGCTGTTACTGACTTTAATCCCATACTTATACATCTATTATGCCCGGGGAGTGGCTTTATTCTACATGCCGGACTAA